The Salvelinus alpinus chromosome 22, SLU_Salpinus.1, whole genome shotgun sequence DNA window ATTTTCTTTATAGACTTTGGAAGTGTATAACATTTGTCTCCTTTTTCTTTCAGAGCACCTTCTACTCAAGAGACTAGTTTTATTGAAAAGATGAAGAAAACGGTGAGTGTTTTTCAATTTTTCAGTATTTTGGGTGTGGGAAGGATAATGGTCTAGCTACTAGACTGGCTTTACATAATGGTTATTAGGTAGAGGACGGATTGGAGTGGATCGTCCGGACTCCTCAGTCCAGACTtggattcaaatactatttaaaataaTTGGAAATATTttctgggcttgattgagcttgtctggTACAGTAGAACCAATAGAATAATCAAAAAAGTGTGACTTTTAGCAATATAttcagctctatttactctcattTATAAAATGCTAAATAgcgtcaaagtagacatcatgcaaaactacaagtCACTGCAAGCTTCTGCATgtaatctctagctgacacctttgctaacggGTATTGTGTCAATGTataacttgcacaagacagttcacagaattgtccattttaaagaaatgtagccaattgattcattactacatttagctaacaattaattagagattcttacctttgcctcgatttggCAGTCTCGTCCAtgtcatggcatttgtagttctttatgatagccacattagcagctaattagctaTTCATTTTTTTGGGGTGGGTAAATATAGTCAcattgtcctagagagatttacatggttatcaaaatgtcacgccagagtaatcctacacaaaacacagcccttattttaagtgtttctaaaatcccaaAATTTATGCtggaaaaactattggaaccatttccctgtttgaccgctaggttttgtgggtattatgactccttgctgtccccagtccacctggccttgctgctattccagtttcaactgttctgcctgcggttatggaacccctacctgtcccagacctgctgttttcaactcttaatgattggctatgaaaagccaactgacatttattcctgattattatttgaccatgcttgtcacttatgaacattttgaacatcttggccatgttctgttataatctccacccggcacagccagaagaggactggccacccctcatagcctggttcctctctaggtttcttcctaggttttggcctttctaggaagtttttcctagccaccgtgcttctacacctgcattgcatttacattttacatttaagtcatttagcagacgctcttatccagagcgacttacaaattggaaagttcatacatattcatcctggtccccccgtggggaatgaacccacaaccctggcgttgcaagcgccatgctctaccaactgagccacacgggaccatgcttgctgtttggggttttaggctgggtttctgtacagcacttcgagatattagctgatgtacgaagggctatataaaataaacttgatttgatatgactcatactgtggtactatattgggacatggattgtgtacgtgtgccattcagagggtgaatgggcaagacaaaagatttaagtgcctttgaacggagtgttgtagtaggtgccaggtgcaccggtttgtgtcaagaactgcaatgctgctgggattttcactctcaacagtttcctgtatgtattaagaatggtccaccacccaaaggacatccagccaacttgacgcaactgtgggaagcattagtcaatatgggccagcatccctgtgaaacgcttttgacaccttgtagagtagagctttcgacaccttgttctgagggcaaaaggagatgcaattcaatattaggaaggtgttcctattgtttggtatactcagtgtttaATTATTCTATCACAGACCATAATGCTCTAACCTGTATAATGTAATATTTTACCTCGTTATTGGACAGCAAAAAGTTAAATGGCAACAGGGTGGGTTGGTATTTGGTTATAACTAGGGCCTGGAGTTTTTTCCTGGCCGCCAGGTCATGTGGTCAGGAAATGTGGTCATTCCATGTGTTGCTGCTATTTCCCTCTCCAGGGTAGGAACATCGTGGTATTCTACGGCTCTCAGACAGGCACGGGCGAGGAGTTTGCCAACCGGCTGTCCAAAGACGCCCAGCGCTACGGCATGAAGGGTATGGCTGCCGACCCCGAGGAATACGACATGGTAACCTAATAACGATATTCCTATATCAGTGTTTATATGGTTACATATGAAATTCGGTATCCTTGTTCCATTTTTCTGGATCATTTGAGAATTTTACTAAATAGATTTTGCTTTCACAACACCTGAAAATAATCATTTCGGGTGCGATTTGAATTCTACGTGACATTAGCAAGCTAGCTTGTTTACAATGGGCAAAAAGTACCATGCGATTCGTGCTGCCGCGTCACAATACCTGGTACTCTGGTCCTGGGTCTTGGATCCGCTACTCACACAGGTCCAGGATTCGCTTCAGTCAGGGTTTGTTAGTGTTTCACACAGGCTTTATAGCATGGATCAGAGTACCAGAAGCTCCAAGATCCGAATCATACAGGGaatatgtagcctagtggttagagcgttgggccagtaaccgaaaggttcctGGATCgaacccccgagctgacaaagtaacaatctgttgttcttcccctgaacaaggcagttaacccactgttccccggtaggccgtcattgtaaataagaacttgttcttaactgacttgcctagttaaataaaggttaaataaaaatgtgaaaACACCCTTAGTATAATAACGATTCTAATAACCCATTTATGACAACCCTGTCTAATAAGGCTTCTATACTGCCACCCCAGCAGCTCCAACAAGGATTCATACCTGCATAGCTCAAAGGTGGCTCAACTGTACCCCTCCTAACAATATTAGTCTCTTGAGCCAAGGTCCTGTTCCATAAAGTTGAAAAGCTATTAGTGCCCTGAATGGCGTACAGCACATGTAATGGCAAATATCTAATGTCCAGGCATCTTCTAATCCACAGTCGGAGCTGTCCCGTCTGGCTGAGATTGGCAACTCCCTGGCCATCTTCTGCATGGCCACTTACGGTGAGGGAGACCCCACAGACAACGCCCAGGACTTCTATGACTGGCTGCAGGAGACCGACGGGGAATTGGATGGAGTCAACTATACTGTGActatctctttctcgctctcgctctcttttccccCTGTTATTCATAATCAGGGCCAGGAGTTTGCCCAAGAAAAACCCCTGTTGGCCCcattcacatacagttgaagtcggaagtttacatacagcttagccaaatacatttaaactcagttcttgacatttaatcccagtaaagattccctgttttaggtccgttaggatcagcactttattttaagaatgtgaaatgtcagaataatagtagagagaatgatttatttcagcttttatttctttcatcacattcccagtgggtcagaagtttacatacactcaattagtatttggtagcattgcctttaaatggtttaacttgggtcaaacgtttcgggtagccttccacaagcttcccacaataagttgggtgaattttggcccattcctcctgacagagctggtgtaacggagtcaggtttgtaggcctccttgctcacactcctctttttcagttctgcccacacattttctataggattgagctcagggccttgtgatggccactccaataccttgactttgttgtccttaagccattttgccacaactttggacgtatgcttggggtcattgtccatttggaagacccatttgcgaccaggctttatcttcctgactgatgtcttgcttcaatatatccacatcattttcctgcctcatgatgccatctattttgtgaagtgcaccagtccctcctgcagcaaagcacccccactacatgatgctgccacccccgtgcttcacggttgggagggtgttcttcggcttgcaagcctccccctttttcctccaaacataacaatggtcattatggctaaacagttctatttctgtttcatcagaccagaggacatttctccaaaaagtacgatctttgtccccatgtgcagttgcaaaccgtagtcttgttttttttatggtggttttggagcagcggcttcttccttgctgagcggcctttcagcttatgtcgatataggactcgctttactgtggctatagatacttttgtacctgtttcctcaagcatcttcacaaggtcctttgctgttgttctgggattgatttgcacttttctcaccaaagtacgttcatctctaggagacaaaacgcgtctccttcctgagcggtatgacggctgcgtggtcccatggtgtttatacatttacattacatttaagtcatttagcagacgctcttatccagagcgacttacaaatttatacttgcgtactattgtttgtacagatgaacatggtaccttcaggcatttggaaattgctcctaaggatgaaccagacttgtggaggtctacaatttgttttctgaggtcttggctgacttcttttgattttctcatgaagtcaagcaaagaggcactgagtttgaaggtcggccttgaaatacatccacaggtacacctccaattttgtcagaagcttctaaagccatgacataattttctggaattttccaagctgtttaaaggcacagtcaacttagtgtatgtaaacttctgacccactggaattgtgatacagtgaattgtaagtgaaataatctgtctgtaaacaattgttggaaaatgacttgtgtcatgcacaaagtagatgtcctaaccgacttgccaaaactatagtttgttatcaagaaatgtgtggagtggttgaaaaactagttttaacgactccaacctaagtgtatgtaaacttccacctTCAACTGTACATTAGCCAAGCGTTCACTTTCAAATGTGTATTTCCCATGGATGAACTTTAGTGTGAGACCGAGATGAGTTATGCTAACATTCAAAAAAATAGGCTTTATGTGTATGGTTGAGTTCTGTCTTCGGCCATAGCTGACATGCGTGCCATCCTGGCTGGTTGGTCATTGTCGGAGTTGGTCCAACGTTCCTGCCCTCAATGGGATGAAGAATTTCACTTCTGACTGGAGGCAATCTGGCCGGGCACTCTGAATGGTCACTTGGGCTCCTTCTACTCCCTGCCAGTGTCTTTCTGTCCTAGACTTGAAAGACAGCATTAATTACACTTAATGAAAGATGATAGACGTTCACAGTGTACAGTGTAGGAGCTTGCGTtcaatgtgtgtgcatgtctctgtgtgtgtctatagtaTACGATCTCATATTGAATTTGTTGAATGTTAgtttaaaaaaacgttttttttttttttttttaactagaaGTGACTGATGTTGACATCTCTCCCTGAAGGTGTTTGCGTTGGGCAACAAGACATATGAACACTACAATGCCATGGGGGCGTACGTGGACAAGAGGCTGGAGGAACTGGGAGCCAAGAGGGTCTTCGACCTGGGCATGGGAGACGACGACGGCAAGTGAGTGAGGCTGCATTGGAGGGGTGCGTCCCAATATCTATTTTCTCCTGAAGAGTGCACTTCTTTACTACTTCCCACAAATCTAAAGGCATTGGACTGGTGGAGGCATGCACTAATGGGAGTTTACACCATATTTCTTATACCAGTCATGTCCTTTCAAATCAGTGAATGGAAGTGAATGAttgcacactttgggaggaaggagagataattgggacATAACCTTGGATCTCTCCCGAATCAAAGTGTGACCGATGTTGAGATCAAAATGATGGCCAAATGATAGAAATGGGGGTTGATAAGAGGGTGTTTCTGCTCCTTTTCATTTGTCAGCCTGGAGGAGGACTTTGTGACATGGAGGGAGCAGTTCTGGCCAGCCATGTGTGAGCACTTTGGAGTGGAGGCTTCAGGAGAGGACTCCAGGTACTTATCCCAATTTATTGTAATTATCACATTCTCATTTTCCCtcaattcacacacacagagtatggAAGGAGTGATTTGCAGATTAACTGTAGGCCCTCTCGCTCTACGTTAGCGTTCGTCAGTACGAGCTCAAGGAGCACAATGACATCAACATGAACAAGGTGTACACAGGAGAGTTGGGCCGTCTGAAGAGCTTTGAGACCCAGAAACCGTGAGTTATTCTACCCCATCCTCTTCACTTATCATTACAGTATCTGCTACAGAGTTTTGTGTTCTATAGATGTCTCTCTAAACAAGTATTACTGCCCGCTAGTGGAGCTAAAGGGGATTTCCTAGTTGCAACGCTGAAGTGCGACACTGCTTTATCCGTCGATGTTTACCTCTACGATTTACCTCATGTTGTCTCTGCATACTGATGTGTACAGTTCACTGGTATGAAATTATATTGATCCtttccccccccccagtccttttGATGCAAAAAATCCATTCCTGGCTCCAGTCACTGTTAACCGCAAGCTCAACAAAGCAGGCGACAGGCATCTCATGCACCTTGAAGTGGACATTACAGGCTCCAAGATTAGGTAAGCGAGAGAGCCAAGAGAGCCGTAACTTTCTTTGTACAGTTATCAACCTATATCTACCTCCCAGACAGTATTTCCTTAAAAGGAATAGGCTACACTTCTTGTGTGAAATGGTGCCTTTTTATATAGTGGAAAGATGACTTGAAAACCCTTTGTCATTCTGTCTTTGTAGATATGAGTCGGGAGACCACGTTGCCGTCTATCCTACCAATGACACAGCGATCGTGAACAGGCTGGGACAGATCCTTGGCGTGGACCTTGATTCAGTTATCTCTCTCAACAACCTTGATGGTGCGTCACTGACCTGACGCAACACCTTGACTCGGAGTCCTCCGAATATCTCTCTGTCTTTTGAAGATCCTTaaacacacacattctgtttGGACATCTCTTGAAATGTTACTCTCCCTGTATTGACATTTTTTGAAGGAGAAGGTTTTGTGAAATCACCAACTGCTTTTTATTACTCTAAATCTTGTCCTTCACCCAGGTTAagtctagtcctggactaaaaataaGCTTTATTGAGAATACTTTTTAGTCCAAGATTGGGCTTATCTGTGGAAACTGTCCCCTAGTGTATAACCAATGTTAATGTGATGCTATCTGATGCCGTTTATCAGAGGAGTCCAATAAGAAGCACCCATTCCCTTGCCCCACCACCTACCGTACGGCTCTGACCCACTACCTGGACATCATCCACCCGCCTCGCACCAATGTCCTGTATGAGCTGGCCCAGTACGCCACTGACCCCAAGGACCAGGAGAACATGCGCAAGATGGCCTCGTCTGCTCCCGAGGGCAAGGTGTGTGGCtgtgacactgtgttaacttatCTGCTCTCTACTCCTATTCTAAAAGTAGTCAAGATTACCTCAACATACACAAGATGGGTTATTGGTAGTGGGAAAGTATGCTTAAAcctcagggttggggtcaattcgatGTCAATTCAGGAAGCAATCTTGAAAAGCATTGAGAAAAATTTGAATTGGAATTCAAATGTACTTTCTGACTgaactgaaatggaattgaccccaaccctgataagCCTATAACACATGTGAAAAGTTGCCCTGAAGCACAGATCTAACTCTAGCTTTAACCAATTTAGGAGGATGGTAAATATATCTGACCCTCATGTATCAGACCCAGAtgcctgactccagatcagtgGTTAGGGGCAACTTCTACCTACTCCATTGTTATCCCAGCTAAGTGTTGTTGTGGTCTCTACTAGGCTCTGTACCAGAGTTTTGTGCTTGAAGACAACAGGAACATCCTCGCCATCCTGGAGGATCTGCCGTCCTTGCGGCCTCCCATCGACCACCTGTGTGAGCTCATGCCCCGTTTGCAGGCTCGCTACTACTCCATTGCCTCCTCCTCCAAggtgaggatatatacaggggtgtATCCATGCATTGTAGCAAAACGATGGTTTCTAGTGAATATACCCCAGT harbors:
- the LOC139549183 gene encoding NADPH--cytochrome P450 reductase isoform X3 gives rise to the protein MARLPDCKEWQVSMCGISFLILFMGNFLTTVAVVRTKLKLKSKDQAKPKALCVTMADVEAERSTQPEAMEEENPLFSNLDLFLFTLIAGLIVYWFMSRKKAEPIPEFKKLDQPAPSTQETSFIEKMKKTGRNIVVFYGSQTGTGEEFANRLSKDAQRYGMKGMAADPEEYDMSELSRLAEIGNSLAIFCMATYGEGDPTDNAQDFYDWLQETDGELDGVNYTVFALGNKTYEHYNAMGAYVDKRLEELGAKRVFDLGMGDDDGNLEEDFVTWREQFWPAMCEHFGVEASGEDSSVRQYELKEHNDINMNKVYTGELGRLKSFETQKPPFDAKNPFLAPVTVNRKLNKAGDRHLMHLEVDITGSKIRYESGDHVAVYPTNDTAIVNRLGQILGVDLDSVISLNNLDEESNKKHPFPCPTTYRTALTHYLDIIHPPRTNVLYELAQYATDPKDQENMRKMASSAPEGKALYQSFVLEDNRNILAILEDLPSLRPPIDHLCELMPRLQARYYSIASSSKVHPNSIHICAVLVEYTTKTGRLTKGVATTWLKNKLVADNGHKSTVPMYIRKSQFRLPFKASNPVIMVGPGTGIAPFMGFIQERGWLKEQGKEVGETVLYCGCRHKKEDYLYQEELEEAEKTGVITKLNVAFSRDQEQKVYVQHLLRTNKEDLWRQIHTDNAHIYICGDARNMARDVQTAFYEIAEELGGMTRSQATDYIKKLMTKGRYSQDVWS
- the LOC139549183 gene encoding NADPH--cytochrome P450 reductase isoform X5, translated to MADVEAERSTQPEAMEEENPLFSNLDLFLFTLIAGLIVYWFMSRKKAEPIPEFKKLDQPAPSTQETSFIEKMKKTGRNIVVFYGSQTGTGEEFANRLSKDAQRYGMKGMAADPEEYDMSELSRLAEIGNSLAIFCMATYGEGDPTDNAQDFYDWLQETDGELDGVNYTVFALGNKTYEHYNAMGAYVDKRLEELGAKRVFDLGMGDDDGNLEEDFVTWREQFWPAMCEHFGVEASGEDSSVRQYELKEHNDINMNKVYTGELGRLKSFETQKPPFDAKNPFLAPVTVNRKLNKAGDRHLMHLEVDITGSKIRYESGDHVAVYPTNDTAIVNRLGQILGVDLDSVISLNNLDEESNKKHPFPCPTTYRTALTHYLDIIHPPRTNVLYELAQYATDPKDQENMRKMASSAPEGKALYQSFVLEDNRNILAILEDLPSLRPPIDHLCELMPRLQARYYSIASSSKVHPNSIHICAVLVEYTTKTGRLTKGVATTWLKNKLVADNGHKSTVPMYIRKSQFRLPFKASNPVIMVGPGTGIAPFMGFIQERGWLKEQGKEVGETVLYCGCRHKKEDYLYQEELEEAEKTGVITKLNVAFSRDQEQKVYVQHLLRTNKEDLWRQIHTDNAHIYICGDARNMARDVQTAFYEIAEELGGMTRSQATDYIKKLMTKGRYSQDVWS
- the LOC139549183 gene encoding NADPH--cytochrome P450 reductase isoform X4, which encodes MFTLKATGRNFVQSPKHSALCVTMADVEAERSTQPEAMEEENPLFSNLDLFLFTLIAGLIVYWFMSRKKAEPIPEFKKLDQPAPSTQETSFIEKMKKTGRNIVVFYGSQTGTGEEFANRLSKDAQRYGMKGMAADPEEYDMSELSRLAEIGNSLAIFCMATYGEGDPTDNAQDFYDWLQETDGELDGVNYTVFALGNKTYEHYNAMGAYVDKRLEELGAKRVFDLGMGDDDGNLEEDFVTWREQFWPAMCEHFGVEASGEDSSVRQYELKEHNDINMNKVYTGELGRLKSFETQKPPFDAKNPFLAPVTVNRKLNKAGDRHLMHLEVDITGSKIRYESGDHVAVYPTNDTAIVNRLGQILGVDLDSVISLNNLDEESNKKHPFPCPTTYRTALTHYLDIIHPPRTNVLYELAQYATDPKDQENMRKMASSAPEGKALYQSFVLEDNRNILAILEDLPSLRPPIDHLCELMPRLQARYYSIASSSKVHPNSIHICAVLVEYTTKTGRLTKGVATTWLKNKLVADNGHKSTVPMYIRKSQFRLPFKASNPVIMVGPGTGIAPFMGFIQERGWLKEQGKEVGETVLYCGCRHKKEDYLYQEELEEAEKTGVITKLNVAFSRDQEQKVYVQHLLRTNKEDLWRQIHTDNAHIYICGDARNMARDVQTAFYEIAEELGGMTRSQATDYIKKLMTKGRYSQDVWS